From a region of the Synechococcus sp. PCC 7335 genome:
- a CDS encoding DUF1830 domain-containing protein, which translates to MSYLEIQLRPIQFYDFKHAQQILCHYLNETGQFQIIRIVNIPNLFFERAIPPHQSLLFETPSEAELEIYTGYVPGALLSRRLPCKSLACNKCLH; encoded by the coding sequence ATGAGTTATTTGGAAATTCAATTAAGGCCTATCCAATTCTATGATTTCAAGCATGCTCAACAAATCCTCTGCCACTATCTAAATGAAACCGGTCAGTTCCAAATCATTCGGATCGTCAATATCCCCAATCTTTTCTTTGAACGCGCTATACCTCCCCATCAATCTCTTCTCTTTGAGACACCCTCCGAGGCTGAGCTAGAAATTTATACCGGTTACGTGCCGGGTGCCCTTCTTTCTCGCCGACTCCCGTGCAAATCCCTAGCGTGCAATAAGTGTTTACACTGA
- a CDS encoding heme oxygenase (biliverdin-producing), protein MSYQLASALREGTKRSHTLAENTAFMKCFLKGILEREPLRQLIANLYFVYSTLEEDIRSRQQDPIVGPLYFPILERTAQLEKDLAFHYGENWRNQVRTSPEGSRYVGRICEVANHDPALLVAHAYVRYMGDLSGGQALKNIIRSALDLPAGEGTAFYEFEGIPTVEVRRAIKGRYRDALNALPIDAAMAQKIIDEANLAFELNRNVMHELEPLVKEAVGEHVFDLITRQDKPGSTDRRQGATSIELIAAEEV, encoded by the coding sequence ATGTCTTACCAACTAGCCTCAGCCCTACGAGAAGGCACAAAACGCTCCCATACCTTAGCCGAAAACACAGCCTTTATGAAGTGTTTCCTCAAAGGTATTCTCGAGAGAGAACCGCTCCGTCAGCTGATCGCAAATTTATATTTTGTCTACAGCACTCTAGAAGAAGACATCCGCTCACGTCAGCAAGATCCCATCGTTGGCCCGCTCTACTTTCCAATCCTAGAGCGCACCGCCCAGTTAGAGAAAGACCTCGCCTTTCATTATGGAGAGAACTGGCGTAATCAGGTCAGAACCTCTCCTGAAGGGAGTCGCTACGTGGGGCGCATCTGCGAGGTGGCAAACCACGATCCTGCCTTGCTGGTTGCCCATGCTTATGTCCGGTATATGGGAGATCTCTCTGGCGGACAGGCCCTGAAAAATATTATCCGCTCAGCTTTGGATCTACCCGCAGGCGAAGGTACCGCATTCTACGAATTTGAAGGTATTCCCACCGTAGAAGTGCGACGAGCTATTAAAGGGCGATATCGCGATGCCCTAAACGCACTACCGATTGACGCAGCTATGGCCCAAAAAATTATTGACGAAGCGAATCTTGCCTTCGAGCTGAATCGCAATGTGATGCATGAACTAGAACCGCTTGTAAAAGAGGCTGTTGGCGAGCACGTCTTCGATTTAATTACCCGTCAAGACAAGCCCGGCAGCACAGACCGCCGCCAGGGAGCAACCTCCATCGAACTCATTGCCGCAGAAGAAGTATGA
- a CDS encoding fatty acid desaturase, protein MTTTPTSPSQTVPNSPLNWIAVFFFSLVHLIALLSPWFFSWPALGIALFLHWFFGSIGICLGYHRLLSHRSFQVPKWLEYAIAFIGALALQGGPIFWVAGHRLHHAHTEDEQEDPYSAKRGFWWSHMLWMVYPDDKFFDYTQYHRYARDLAKDPFYRWLNRYFIFLQIPLGLVLYALGGWSFVIYGIFLRTVLLWHSTWFINSVTHMWGYRTFESKDNSRNLWWAAIVTYGEGWHNNHHAYPNVARAGWRWWEIDVTWWSIWLLKSLGLAHKVVKIPAHIKSSVK, encoded by the coding sequence ATGACCACGACTCCCACTTCCCCCTCCCAGACAGTGCCCAACTCCCCTCTTAATTGGATCGCTGTCTTCTTTTTCAGCCTAGTTCATCTTATTGCACTGCTCTCGCCATGGTTCTTCTCATGGCCTGCGCTGGGCATTGCGTTGTTCTTGCATTGGTTTTTTGGCAGTATTGGCATTTGCCTGGGATATCACCGTTTGCTCAGCCATCGCAGTTTTCAAGTTCCCAAATGGTTAGAGTATGCGATCGCCTTCATTGGCGCGTTAGCCTTGCAGGGTGGCCCTATCTTTTGGGTCGCAGGCCATCGCCTACACCATGCCCATACCGAAGATGAACAAGAAGATCCCTATTCTGCCAAGCGAGGCTTTTGGTGGAGCCACATGCTGTGGATGGTATATCCCGACGACAAGTTTTTTGACTATACCCAATACCATCGCTATGCCCGTGACTTAGCCAAAGATCCCTTCTATCGCTGGCTCAATCGCTACTTCATCTTTTTACAAATTCCCCTTGGGCTAGTCCTGTATGCTTTGGGTGGTTGGTCTTTTGTTATTTACGGCATTTTCCTGCGAACAGTGCTTCTTTGGCACAGTACTTGGTTCATTAACTCTGTTACCCACATGTGGGGATATCGTACCTTTGAGAGTAAAGACAATTCTCGAAACCTCTGGTGGGCCGCTATTGTTACCTACGGAGAAGGCTGGCATAACAACCACCATGCCTACCCCAATGTGGCTCGTGCTGGATGGCGATGGTGGGAAATTGATGTTACTTGGTGGAGTATCTGGCTGCTCAAATCACTGGGTCTAGCTCACAAAGTAGTCAAAATTCCAGCTCATATCAAATCCTCTGTGAAATAA
- the hemN gene encoding oxygen-independent coproporphyrinogen III oxidase: MSPLAQTVEFDADLITQYNRPLPRYTSYPPATELTETFDPVEFNLALATGNYQQTPISLYCHLPFCNSACYFCGCNTIITQNKAVVDPYLAALIGNIEQVAALSDPQRVVNQMHWGGGTPNYLSLEQAHRLMQKLKKRFSFADDAEISIEVSPRYLTRDYVLGLRLLGFNRISFGIQDFNPQVQTAINRPQSEEMLFQVMSWIREARFQSVNVDFIYGLPYQTLETFHNTIRKTLMLNPDRIAIFNFAYLPHLLPIQRKHIDERTLPAAAEKLDILHMSIDELTAGGYQFIGMDHFAKPNDELTLAQNEGRLHRNFQGYTTQPEADLFAFGMTAISMAQHIYTQNHKQLKDFSASISANTLPLKRGLVLSHDDRLRRAVIMELMCQFELSKSALEEKYHLSFDQDFDDYFAHERQDLEALSTDGLVSLTPNHIQVTPSGRLLIRNIAAVFDVYLRDRSVSRPKTFKNRQFSQSV, encoded by the coding sequence GTGTCCCCCTTAGCCCAAACGGTCGAATTTGACGCTGATTTGATCACCCAATACAACCGCCCCTTACCTCGCTACACCAGCTACCCACCCGCGACCGAACTCACTGAAACCTTTGATCCGGTAGAGTTTAATCTCGCCTTGGCGACTGGCAACTACCAACAAACTCCCATCTCCCTTTATTGTCATCTCCCCTTTTGCAACAGTGCCTGCTACTTTTGTGGTTGCAACACTATCATCACCCAAAACAAAGCTGTGGTAGATCCTTACCTTGCTGCCTTAATAGGAAATATTGAACAAGTTGCTGCCCTAAGCGATCCTCAGCGTGTGGTTAACCAAATGCACTGGGGTGGTGGTACACCGAACTATCTCAGTCTAGAGCAGGCCCATCGGCTGATGCAGAAACTGAAGAAGCGCTTCTCATTTGCCGATGATGCTGAAATCTCGATTGAGGTCAGTCCTCGCTATTTAACCCGAGATTACGTGTTGGGTTTGCGACTGCTCGGCTTTAATCGTATTAGCTTTGGCATTCAAGACTTTAATCCTCAGGTACAGACCGCTATTAATCGCCCTCAGTCGGAAGAAATGCTCTTTCAGGTGATGAGCTGGATACGAGAAGCGCGCTTTCAAAGTGTCAATGTCGATTTCATCTATGGTCTGCCCTATCAAACCCTAGAGACGTTTCACAATACGATCCGCAAAACGTTGATGCTAAATCCAGATCGTATTGCTATCTTTAACTTTGCTTATCTGCCTCATTTGCTGCCGATCCAACGCAAACACATCGATGAGCGGACGCTGCCTGCCGCTGCTGAAAAACTGGATATTTTGCACATGAGTATTGATGAGCTAACCGCCGGGGGCTATCAGTTTATTGGGATGGATCATTTTGCTAAGCCTAATGATGAACTTACGCTGGCGCAAAATGAAGGTAGGCTTCATCGCAATTTTCAGGGGTACACCACTCAGCCAGAGGCAGACCTGTTTGCCTTTGGCATGACGGCTATTAGTATGGCTCAGCATATTTATACTCAAAATCACAAGCAACTAAAAGACTTTTCCGCATCGATTTCAGCGAACACGCTCCCTCTGAAGCGAGGACTGGTACTGAGTCACGACGATAGGTTAAGACGGGCGGTAATTATGGAACTCATGTGTCAATTTGAGCTGTCAAAATCCGCCCTTGAGGAAAAATATCATCTCAGTTTTGATCAGGACTTTGACGACTACTTTGCCCACGAACGACAGGATTTAGAAGCGTTATCCACCGATGGGCTTGTGAGTCTCACCCCGAATCATATTCAGGTAACACCCTCCGGGCGATTGTTGATTCGCAATATTGCAGCGGTCTTTGACGTGTACTTGCGAGATCGCTCAGTCTCTCGCCCCAAAACTTTCAAAAATCGTCAATTCTCCCAATCTGTTTAA